The following are encoded in a window of Aquipuribacter sp. SD81 genomic DNA:
- a CDS encoding carbohydrate ABC transporter permease, whose amino-acid sequence MSAVGAERPPSTPADLRALGPRLLRRGGGADRPPLRPGQRRARRRAVLAALAFMSPWIIGFLVFTAWPIGYSLYLSLTDYDVINAPTFVGLDNYVRLVNDPDVRLALGNTVVFTLLQVPTYVVLAFALALLLDKAGRSTGFFRTAFFLPRMTPPVAVGVLVLLLLNGQNGLLNVALGWFGIDGPNWTTDSFWIKPGLVLMSLWTVGGSVLIMLAALRNVPSELLDAAKVDGAGFWRRTWHVTTPLVSGPLFFLVVVNTIGALQTFTEAYTAYFGSTGGYGNDAALFYAIYLFQQAFQFFNMGYASALAWLLFLVVLAITAVQLVVSRKLVYYEGDR is encoded by the coding sequence GTGAGCGCGGTCGGGGCCGAGCGCCCGCCGTCGACGCCGGCCGACCTGCGCGCGCTCGGGCCCCGCCTGCTGCGACGGGGCGGCGGGGCCGACCGCCCGCCCCTGCGGCCCGGCCAGCGCCGCGCCCGGCGACGGGCCGTGCTCGCCGCGCTCGCCTTCATGAGCCCGTGGATCATCGGGTTCCTCGTCTTCACGGCGTGGCCGATCGGCTACAGCCTCTACCTGTCGCTCACCGACTACGACGTCATCAACGCCCCGACGTTCGTCGGCCTCGACAACTACGTGCGCCTCGTCAACGACCCGGACGTGCGGCTCGCGCTCGGGAACACGGTGGTCTTCACGCTCCTGCAGGTGCCGACCTACGTCGTGCTCGCGTTCGCGCTCGCGCTGCTGCTCGACAAGGCGGGCCGCAGCACCGGCTTCTTCCGGACGGCGTTCTTCCTGCCCCGCATGACCCCGCCCGTCGCGGTCGGTGTGCTCGTGCTCCTGCTCCTCAACGGGCAGAACGGGCTGCTCAACGTCGCCCTCGGCTGGTTCGGCATCGACGGCCCCAACTGGACGACCGACTCGTTCTGGATCAAGCCGGGCCTCGTCCTCATGAGCCTGTGGACGGTCGGCGGGTCCGTCCTCATCATGCTGGCCGCCCTGCGCAACGTGCCGAGCGAGCTGCTCGACGCCGCCAAGGTCGACGGGGCCGGCTTCTGGCGGCGCACGTGGCACGTCACGACCCCGCTGGTGAGCGGCCCGCTGTTCTTCCTCGTCGTGGTCAACACCATCGGCGCCCTGCAGACCTTCACCGAGGCGTACACCGCCTACTTCGGGTCGACAGGGGGCTACGGCAACGACGCCGCGTTGTTCTACGCCATCTACCTGTTCCAGCAGGCGTTCCAGTTCTTCAACATGGGCTACGCCTCGGCGCTGGCGTGGCTGCTGTTCCTCGTCGTGCTCGCCATCACCGCCGTGCAGCTCGTCGTGTCCCGGAAGCTCGTGTACTACGAGGGCGACCGGTGA
- a CDS encoding ABC transporter substrate-binding protein, with protein MIPVCVAVVGALTVSACAQGQGGGATDAATYDAESDVTGTLEVLGFGLSDEVAETRAERAQEALSDVDVQLVEGGLDPQRFLTAVASGDSPDLIYSTRSQIGSFASRGVLRPLSSCLEGEGVDTGQYVDSALSQVTFDGEVYALPEFNVVQVLAANPDLLEEAGVEIPQVDGSDWEAIPEATDALKEAAGPDAIGYDSKLPEFFPLWARANGAELISEDGRTAQLDDPAAVEALELAVEVLERQGGFGDVQALRDASDFFGAGNQFASNTLGAFPIEQWYINVLNDVSPDAPVVFDTFKDRDGEAIAYASGGSWAIPTGSANPQAACRYAVTMTEVDSWLAAAEARIAVREEEGKPFTGLLTGNREADEQIRELVEEAEQPWQGGIEATYTANENTFSLPANPADAEFTQAWQDGVNRVLNGQAEPAESLARAQEEAQAALDEAWQQWDSAGGDPAQVSQDPVDPAEVSPSAGADG; from the coding sequence GTGATACCCGTCTGCGTCGCCGTGGTCGGCGCCCTCACCGTCTCCGCGTGCGCCCAGGGCCAGGGCGGGGGCGCCACCGACGCGGCGACCTACGACGCCGAGTCCGACGTCACGGGGACCCTGGAGGTCCTCGGCTTCGGGCTCAGCGACGAGGTCGCCGAGACCCGCGCCGAACGGGCGCAGGAGGCGCTGTCGGACGTCGACGTCCAGCTGGTCGAGGGCGGCCTCGACCCGCAGCGCTTCCTGACGGCCGTGGCGAGCGGCGACTCGCCCGACCTCATCTACAGCACGCGGAGCCAGATCGGCTCGTTCGCCTCACGCGGCGTGCTGCGGCCCCTCAGCAGCTGCCTCGAGGGCGAGGGCGTCGACACCGGCCAGTACGTCGACAGCGCCCTGTCGCAGGTCACCTTCGACGGCGAGGTGTACGCGCTGCCCGAGTTCAACGTCGTGCAGGTCCTCGCCGCGAACCCCGACCTGCTCGAGGAGGCGGGCGTCGAGATCCCCCAGGTCGACGGCTCGGACTGGGAGGCCATCCCCGAGGCCACCGACGCCCTCAAGGAGGCGGCCGGTCCGGACGCGATCGGCTACGACAGCAAGCTGCCGGAGTTCTTCCCGCTGTGGGCCCGGGCCAACGGCGCCGAGCTCATCAGCGAGGACGGCCGCACCGCGCAGCTCGACGACCCCGCCGCCGTGGAGGCCCTCGAGCTCGCGGTCGAGGTGCTGGAGCGGCAGGGCGGCTTCGGCGACGTGCAGGCGCTGCGCGACGCGTCGGACTTCTTCGGGGCCGGCAACCAGTTCGCCTCGAACACGCTCGGGGCGTTCCCGATCGAGCAGTGGTACATCAACGTCCTCAACGACGTGTCCCCCGACGCACCCGTCGTCTTCGACACCTTCAAGGACCGTGACGGCGAGGCCATCGCCTACGCCTCGGGTGGCTCGTGGGCGATCCCGACGGGCAGCGCGAACCCGCAGGCCGCGTGCCGCTACGCCGTCACCATGACGGAGGTCGACAGCTGGCTCGCCGCCGCCGAGGCCCGGATCGCCGTCCGCGAGGAGGAGGGCAAGCCCTTCACGGGCCTGCTCACCGGCAACCGCGAGGCCGACGAGCAGATCCGCGAGCTCGTCGAGGAGGCCGAGCAGCCGTGGCAGGGCGGCATCGAGGCGACGTACACCGCGAACGAGAACACGTTCTCGCTGCCGGCCAACCCGGCCGACGCCGAGTTCACCCAGGCGTGGCAGGACGGCGTCAACCGGGTGCTCAACGGCCAGGCGGAGCCCGCGGAGTCCCTGGCCCGCGCCCAGGAGGAGGCCCAGGCGGCGCTCGACGAGGCGTGGCAGCAGTGGGACAGCGCAGGCGGCGACCCCGCCCAGGTGTCGCAGGACCCGGTGGACCCGGCGGAGGTGTCGCCGAGCGCTGGAGCCGACGGGTGA
- a CDS encoding CE1759 family FMN reductase, whose protein sequence is MTRRIVVVSGGLSETSATRRLADALGEATLAALRERGVAAEVTTLDLRPRAHDITNAMLTGFAGTSLQGDLDAVLAADGVVAASPVYSGSYTGLFKGFVDLLGQAAFDGTPVLLAATAGTARHSLALEHAMRPLFSYLRALTVPTGVFAASEDWGGDGEAAGALASRVERAARELADLVAARDPKQVVDEFDAAPSFTQLLGDLRRG, encoded by the coding sequence GTGACCCGACGCATCGTCGTCGTCAGCGGCGGCCTCAGCGAGACGTCCGCGACGCGCCGCCTCGCCGACGCCCTCGGCGAGGCGACGCTCGCCGCGCTGCGCGAGCGCGGGGTCGCCGCCGAGGTGACGACCCTCGACCTTCGCCCGCGGGCGCACGACATCACCAACGCGATGCTCACCGGCTTCGCGGGCACGTCGCTGCAGGGCGACCTCGACGCGGTCCTCGCCGCCGACGGGGTCGTGGCGGCCTCGCCCGTGTACTCCGGCTCCTACACCGGCCTGTTCAAGGGCTTCGTCGACCTGCTGGGTCAGGCGGCCTTCGACGGCACACCCGTGCTGCTCGCGGCGACGGCGGGGACCGCGCGGCACTCCCTCGCCCTCGAGCACGCCATGCGCCCGCTGTTCAGCTACCTGCGCGCCCTGACGGTGCCCACCGGCGTCTTCGCCGCGAGCGAGGACTGGGGCGGGGACGGTGAGGCGGCGGGCGCCCTCGCCTCGCGCGTCGAGCGCGCGGCCCGCGAGCTCGCAGACCTCGTCGCCGCCCGCGACCCCAAGCAGGTCGTCGACGAGTTCGACGCCGCGCCGTCCTTCACGCAGCTGCTCGGCGACCTGCGGCGCGGCTGA
- a CDS encoding LLM class flavin-dependent oxidoreductase: MQLGVFSVGDVTPDPTTGRTPTQHERIKALMAIGKKAEEVGFDVFALGEHHDHPFVPSALTTMHAYLAAQTERLVFSTSIAHITTNDPVHIAEQYAMLQHLSDGRVDLMFGRGNTGPVYPWFGKDIRDGIQLAIENYDLLHRLWRTDVVNWQGKFRTPLQGFTSTPRPLDGVPPFVWHGSIRSPEIAEQAAYYGNGFFHNNIFWPSSHVRRMVGFYRQRWEEYGHGPADTAVVGLGGQVFVRPNSQDAVREFRPYFDVAPVYGHGPSLEEYMRETPLTVGSPQQVIERTLSFREVVGDYQRQMFLLDHAGLPLTTVLEQMDLLGEHVLPVLREEFAKGRPAHVPDAPTHASLLARKEAEGLPERPAHESRAALTHDEDEEVSA; the protein is encoded by the coding sequence ATCCAGCTCGGCGTCTTCAGCGTCGGCGACGTCACGCCCGACCCGACGACCGGACGGACCCCGACCCAGCACGAGCGCATCAAGGCGCTCATGGCGATCGGGAAGAAGGCGGAGGAGGTCGGCTTCGACGTCTTCGCGCTCGGTGAGCACCACGACCACCCGTTCGTGCCGTCGGCGCTCACCACGATGCACGCCTACCTCGCGGCGCAGACCGAGCGGCTCGTCTTCTCGACGTCGATCGCCCACATCACGACGAACGACCCCGTCCACATCGCCGAGCAGTACGCCATGCTCCAGCACCTGTCGGACGGGCGCGTCGACCTCATGTTCGGCCGCGGCAACACCGGCCCGGTGTACCCGTGGTTCGGCAAGGACATCCGCGACGGCATCCAGCTCGCGATCGAGAACTACGACCTGCTGCACCGGCTGTGGCGCACCGACGTCGTCAACTGGCAGGGCAAGTTCCGCACGCCGCTGCAGGGGTTCACCTCGACCCCCCGTCCGCTGGACGGGGTGCCGCCGTTCGTGTGGCACGGCTCGATCCGCTCGCCGGAGATCGCCGAGCAGGCCGCGTACTACGGCAACGGCTTCTTCCACAACAACATCTTCTGGCCGTCCTCCCACGTGCGGCGGATGGTCGGCTTCTACCGGCAGCGCTGGGAGGAGTACGGCCACGGCCCCGCCGACACCGCGGTCGTCGGCCTCGGCGGGCAGGTGTTCGTCCGGCCCAACAGCCAGGACGCCGTCCGGGAGTTCCGGCCGTACTTCGACGTCGCCCCGGTCTACGGGCACGGGCCGTCGCTGGAGGAGTACATGCGCGAGACCCCGCTGACCGTCGGCTCCCCGCAGCAGGTGATCGAGCGGACCCTGTCCTTCCGCGAGGTGGTCGGGGACTACCAGCGGCAGATGTTCCTCCTCGACCACGCGGGCCTGCCGCTCACGACTGTGCTGGAGCAGATGGACCTGCTCGGCGAGCACGTGCTGCCGGTGCTGCGCGAGGAGTTCGCCAAGGGCCGCCCGGCCCACGTGCCGGACGCCCCGACCCACGCCTCGCTGCTCGCGCGCAAGGAGGCCGAGGGCCTGCCCGAGCGCCCGGCGCACGAGTCCCGGGCGGCCCTCACCCACGACGAGGACGAGGAGGTGTCCGCGTGA
- a CDS encoding serine hydrolase domain-containing protein yields the protein MSATALRELDARLHEQAATDGLSGTVLLTVDGETLLEGCYGLADRAAGVPVTPRTRFGTASLSKMFTAVTVLDLVREGLLGTGARVVEVLPPARRPTTLHDDVTVHHLLTHTSGIADYAEEDAGTPGFVEDYGALWHDLPCYRMERPDDFLPLYGDRPPYRVPGGRFQYSNAGFVLLSAVVEQVTGRPFTEAATERALRRAGMMDSGYLRSDEVLPDVAVGYVRRADGTWRTNVFDIPVVGGGDGGALVTARDVDRFLTAYDDGTLLGDLRDLALTRHVEVPDDAPGYSMGYGVFLYPDGRFGHGGGDPGVDVLAQRWPEQAATLVVLCNVEEPAADWRAAVLEAWSA from the coding sequence GTGTCGGCGACGGCCCTGCGCGAGCTGGACGCGCGCCTGCACGAGCAGGCGGCGACCGACGGGCTGTCCGGCACCGTCCTGCTGACGGTCGACGGCGAGACCCTCCTCGAGGGCTGCTACGGCCTCGCCGACCGCGCCGCGGGGGTCCCGGTCACACCGCGGACCCGCTTCGGCACCGCGTCGCTGTCGAAGATGTTCACCGCCGTCACCGTCCTCGACCTGGTGCGCGAGGGTCTCCTCGGGACCGGCGCCCGCGTGGTCGAGGTGCTGCCCCCGGCGCGCCGGCCGACGACGCTCCACGACGACGTGACCGTCCACCACCTGCTCACCCACACCTCGGGCATCGCGGACTACGCCGAGGAGGACGCGGGCACCCCCGGCTTCGTCGAGGACTACGGGGCGCTGTGGCACGACCTGCCCTGCTACCGGATGGAGCGCCCCGACGACTTCCTCCCGCTGTACGGCGACCGGCCGCCGTACCGCGTGCCCGGGGGCCGCTTCCAGTACTCCAACGCCGGGTTCGTGCTGCTGTCGGCCGTCGTCGAGCAGGTGACCGGCCGGCCGTTCACCGAGGCGGCGACGGAACGAGCCCTGCGGAGGGCCGGCATGATGGACAGCGGCTACCTCCGCAGCGACGAGGTCCTCCCCGACGTCGCGGTCGGCTACGTGCGCCGGGCGGACGGCACGTGGCGCACCAACGTCTTCGACATCCCGGTGGTGGGCGGCGGCGACGGCGGGGCCCTCGTCACCGCGCGCGACGTGGACCGCTTCCTCACCGCCTACGACGACGGGACGTTGCTGGGCGACCTGCGCGACCTCGCCCTCACCCGGCACGTCGAGGTCCCCGACGACGCCCCCGGCTACTCGATGGGCTACGGCGTGTTCCTGTACCCGGACGGGCGGTTCGGCCACGGGGGCGGCGACCCGGGCGTCGACGTCCTCGCCCAGCGCTGGCCCGAGCAGGCGGCCACCCTCGTGGTCCTGTGCAACGTCGAGGAGCCGGCCGCCGACTGGCGCGCCGCCGTGCTGGAGGCGTGGAGCGCCTGA
- a CDS encoding histidine phosphatase family protein → MADERTVTLLRHGETEWSRDKKHTGRTDVELTPAGEEHARAAGEALRGRSFAAVLCSPLRRAVDTCRLAGLGEPELVEDLLEWDYGEAEGRTTPEMAEDVPGWTVWTHPLQHGEAVEAVGERADRVIARVEQVDGDVVLVAHGHLLRVLTARWLELPAVEGRRFVLGTAALCRLGHEHGNRAVEQWNDTGHVR, encoded by the coding sequence ATGGCCGACGAGCGCACCGTCACCCTGCTCCGCCACGGCGAGACCGAGTGGAGCCGCGACAAGAAGCACACCGGCCGCACCGACGTCGAGCTGACGCCGGCCGGGGAGGAGCACGCCCGCGCGGCCGGTGAGGCGCTGCGCGGTCGCTCCTTCGCCGCCGTCCTGTGCAGCCCGCTGCGCCGCGCCGTCGACACGTGCCGCCTCGCGGGCCTCGGCGAGCCGGAGCTCGTCGAGGACCTGCTGGAGTGGGACTACGGCGAGGCCGAGGGCCGCACCACCCCGGAGATGGCCGAGGACGTCCCCGGCTGGACCGTCTGGACGCACCCGTTGCAGCACGGCGAGGCCGTGGAGGCCGTCGGCGAGCGCGCCGACCGCGTCATCGCCCGTGTCGAGCAGGTGGACGGCGACGTCGTGCTCGTCGCGCACGGTCACCTGCTCCGGGTCCTCACCGCCCGCTGGCTCGAGCTGCCCGCGGTCGAGGGCCGCCGCTTCGTCCTCGGGACCGCCGCGCTCTGCCGGCTCGGCCACGAGCACGGCAACCGGGCCGTCGAGCAGTGGAACGACACGGGGCACGTGCGCTGA
- a CDS encoding sigma-70 family RNA polymerase sigma factor: protein MTQTLDAAAAQVDLDAFRGELTGYCYRMLGSVHDAEDAVQDTLVRAWRAVDRFEGRSSLRSWLYRIATNVCIDAIGSRSRRARPLEIGDPSEPVAASLADVRAHEEWLEPLPVGAAGAASGVDPAVVAADRESVRLAFVAALQHLPARQRAVLILRDVLRWRAEEVARLLEVSTASANSLLQRARATLAEHQDGRREAPLDPLDERHQLLLERYLDAFERYDIDAFVALLHADATQNMPPFAMWLRGAEDIGAWMLGPGHGCRGSRLVRTRGANGCPAVAQYRMVDLEDPAKGHTAWAVHVLEVHDGAVSGITSFLDTRLFPRFGLPTTLPAGAPLPEPGTPAGT, encoded by the coding sequence ATGACGCAGACGCTCGACGCGGCGGCCGCACAGGTGGACCTCGACGCGTTCCGCGGCGAGCTCACCGGCTACTGCTACCGCATGCTCGGCTCGGTGCACGACGCCGAGGACGCCGTGCAGGACACGCTGGTCCGGGCGTGGCGGGCCGTCGACCGGTTCGAGGGCCGCTCGAGCCTGCGGTCGTGGCTGTACCGGATCGCGACCAACGTCTGCATCGACGCGATCGGCAGCCGCTCCCGGCGAGCCCGGCCGCTGGAGATCGGCGACCCCAGCGAGCCGGTGGCCGCGTCCCTGGCCGACGTGCGCGCGCACGAGGAGTGGCTCGAGCCGCTGCCCGTCGGCGCGGCCGGCGCCGCCTCGGGGGTCGACCCGGCCGTCGTCGCCGCCGACCGCGAGTCCGTCCGGCTCGCCTTCGTCGCCGCGCTGCAGCACCTGCCGGCGCGGCAGCGCGCGGTCCTCATCCTCCGCGACGTGCTGCGCTGGCGCGCGGAGGAGGTCGCCCGGCTGCTCGAGGTGAGCACCGCCTCGGCCAACAGCCTGCTGCAGCGGGCACGGGCGACCCTCGCCGAGCACCAGGACGGGCGCCGCGAGGCCCCGCTCGACCCCCTCGACGAGCGCCACCAGCTCCTCCTCGAGCGCTACCTCGACGCGTTCGAGCGCTACGACATCGACGCCTTCGTCGCCCTCCTGCACGCGGACGCCACCCAGAACATGCCCCCCTTCGCCATGTGGCTGCGCGGCGCGGAGGACATCGGCGCGTGGATGCTCGGACCCGGGCACGGCTGCCGCGGGTCGCGGCTCGTGCGCACGCGCGGCGCCAACGGCTGCCCGGCCGTCGCGCAGTACCGGATGGTCGACCTCGAGGACCCCGCCAAGGGCCACACGGCGTGGGCGGTGCACGTGCTGGAGGTGCACGACGGGGCCGTCAGCGGCATCACGTCGTTCCTCGACACGCGGCTGTTCCCCCGCTTCGGCCTGCCGACCACCCTGCCCGCGGGGGCACCGCTGCCCGAGCCCGGGACCCCCGCCGGTACATGA
- a CDS encoding DUF3140 domain-containing protein, with protein MPRHDLTDAELDELWDEFHTVVNMTSKDLADWLRVRASDEDAEAFLDETGHMPGLSTGQHVLRILGRRKTDLDEVDVTTMARVVERVRSQRREDLEPTAGDAAWRHKLMTIGHDPLQPAD; from the coding sequence ATGCCACGACACGACCTGACCGACGCCGAGCTCGACGAGCTGTGGGACGAGTTCCACACCGTCGTCAACATGACGAGCAAGGACCTGGCGGACTGGCTGCGCGTACGGGCTTCCGACGAGGACGCCGAGGCGTTCCTCGACGAGACCGGGCACATGCCGGGGCTGTCCACCGGCCAGCACGTGCTGCGCATCCTCGGCCGGCGCAAGACCGACCTCGACGAGGTGGACGTGACGACCATGGCGCGGGTCGTCGAGCGCGTCCGCTCGCAGCGGCGCGAGGACCTGGAGCCCACGGCGGGCGACGCCGCCTGGCGGCACAAGCTGATGACGATCGGCCACGACCCGCTGCAGCCGGCGGACTGA
- a CDS encoding PPOX class F420-dependent oxidoreductase: MELATAVTYATENRRSVLITLRRDGRPQSSNVMHVVEDGSLLVSVTDDRAKTRNARRDPRVSLHVSAPDFWSYVVIDGRAELLPPAEDPHDETVEALVRYYRRAAGEHPDWDEYREVMVRERRLLLAVRPERAYGMLPGAGA, encoded by the coding sequence GTGGAGCTCGCGACCGCCGTCACGTACGCCACCGAGAACCGCCGCAGCGTGCTCATCACGCTGCGCCGCGACGGGAGGCCCCAGTCGTCGAACGTCATGCACGTCGTGGAGGACGGCAGCCTGCTCGTGTCCGTGACCGACGACCGGGCGAAGACGCGCAACGCCCGGCGCGACCCTCGGGTGTCGCTGCACGTGAGCGCACCGGACTTCTGGAGCTACGTCGTCATCGACGGGCGCGCCGAGCTGCTCCCGCCCGCCGAGGACCCCCACGACGAGACCGTCGAGGCACTGGTCCGGTACTACCGGCGCGCGGCCGGCGAGCACCCCGACTGGGACGAGTACCGCGAGGTCATGGTGCGGGAGCGGCGTCTGCTGCTCGCGGTCCGTCCCGAGCGCGCGTACGGGATGCTGCCGGGGGCGGGCGCGTGA
- the ypfJ gene encoding KPN_02809 family neutral zinc metallopeptidase has product MTFNEGGSFEGGRVRSRRGGAIAGGGAGLLAVVGFLVFQFTGVDIGPVLEGAAGGGQQEQEGTVGQCTAEQANTDQRCRLSATVQSLDAYWASVLAEAGAEGEVPRPEVYEFQDSTQSGCGQASAATGPFYCPPDQSIYLDLAFYDTLQSRFGASDGPLAEMYVTAHEYGHHIQNITGVMSSTDRSQAGSGSGQVRLELQADCFAGMWVGAAATTVDPDTGVTFLEPVTAEQLADALSAAEAVGDDRIQEASGGQVDPHTWTHGSSEERQRWFTRGYEEGTLAACDTFAAEGL; this is encoded by the coding sequence GTGACCTTCAACGAGGGCGGCAGCTTCGAGGGCGGCCGCGTGCGCAGCCGGCGCGGCGGGGCGATCGCGGGTGGCGGTGCGGGGCTGCTCGCGGTCGTCGGCTTCCTCGTCTTCCAGTTCACCGGCGTCGACATCGGGCCGGTGCTCGAGGGGGCGGCCGGGGGCGGCCAGCAGGAGCAGGAGGGCACCGTCGGGCAGTGCACCGCCGAGCAGGCGAACACCGACCAGCGGTGCCGGCTCTCGGCGACCGTGCAGTCGCTCGACGCGTACTGGGCGAGCGTCCTCGCCGAGGCCGGCGCCGAGGGCGAGGTGCCGCGGCCGGAGGTCTACGAGTTCCAGGACTCGACGCAGTCCGGGTGCGGGCAGGCGAGCGCCGCCACCGGCCCGTTCTACTGCCCGCCCGACCAGTCGATCTACCTCGACCTCGCCTTCTACGACACCCTGCAGAGCCGCTTCGGCGCCTCCGACGGCCCGCTCGCGGAGATGTACGTGACGGCCCACGAGTACGGCCACCACATCCAGAACATCACCGGGGTCATGTCCTCGACCGACCGCAGCCAGGCCGGCTCGGGCTCGGGCCAGGTCCGCCTGGAGCTGCAGGCCGATTGCTTCGCGGGCATGTGGGTGGGCGCGGCCGCCACGACGGTCGATCCCGACACCGGGGTGACGTTCCTCGAGCCGGTGACGGCCGAGCAGCTCGCGGACGCGCTGTCGGCCGCCGAGGCGGTCGGCGACGACCGCATCCAGGAGGCCTCCGGCGGCCAGGTGGACCCGCACACGTGGACGCACGGCTCGAGCGAGGAGCGGCAGCGCTGGTTCACGCGCGGCTACGAGGAGGGCACGCTCGCCGCGTGCGACACGTTCGCGGCCGAGGGCCTGTAG
- a CDS encoding cation:proton antiporter — protein MPEPHALVVQLSATTTELPTPEITSSDVVYVVGGLGFVVAAALPRLIRNHAVSVAMGFTAVGLLVGLLPLPLPEIDVLNGDELTERLAEVAVITAILGVGLAIDRPFSWRRWGTTWRLLGIAMPLTIAAVALLGWGLMGLLPASALLLAAVLAPTDPVLAGDVQLQGPNDGEDDEVRFGLTSEAGLNDGLAFPFVYLAVFVGSTVSVAEWGWRWLAWELVGKIAIGVAVGWAVGWVLARLAFRAPRPEWRFAEAGEAVVALGAVLLAYGVAETLQGYGFLAVFAAALAIRRHERDHEYHQVLHSFIEQVEQILTMVLLLLLGVASARGLLDDLTWAGAATAVLLVLVIRPVSGVLSLVGAQGTRGQHLALGFFGVRGIGSIYYLAYAAGEGAFSEISELWATVAFTILLSVLVHGVTSTPVMNRLDRGTWRARESGRP, from the coding sequence GTGCCGGAGCCCCACGCCCTGGTCGTGCAGCTGTCGGCGACGACGACAGAGCTGCCGACCCCCGAGATCACGAGCTCGGACGTCGTGTACGTCGTCGGTGGGCTCGGCTTCGTCGTCGCGGCCGCCCTGCCGCGGCTCATCCGCAACCACGCGGTGTCGGTGGCGATGGGCTTCACCGCCGTCGGGCTGCTCGTCGGCCTGCTGCCGCTGCCGCTGCCGGAGATCGACGTCCTCAACGGCGACGAGCTCACCGAGCGCCTCGCCGAGGTCGCCGTCATCACCGCCATCCTCGGCGTCGGGCTCGCCATCGACCGCCCGTTCTCGTGGCGCCGCTGGGGCACGACGTGGCGGCTGCTCGGCATCGCGATGCCGCTCACCATCGCGGCCGTCGCGCTGCTCGGCTGGGGGCTCATGGGCCTGCTGCCGGCGAGCGCGCTCCTGCTCGCCGCGGTGCTCGCGCCCACCGACCCGGTGCTCGCCGGCGACGTGCAGCTGCAGGGCCCCAACGACGGCGAGGACGACGAGGTCCGGTTCGGGCTCACGAGCGAGGCGGGCCTCAACGACGGCCTCGCTTTCCCGTTCGTCTACCTCGCCGTCTTCGTCGGCTCGACGGTGAGCGTCGCCGAGTGGGGCTGGCGCTGGCTCGCGTGGGAGCTCGTCGGCAAGATCGCCATAGGGGTCGCGGTCGGCTGGGCCGTCGGGTGGGTGCTCGCGCGCCTGGCCTTCCGCGCGCCCCGCCCGGAGTGGCGCTTCGCGGAGGCCGGGGAGGCGGTCGTCGCCCTCGGTGCCGTCCTGCTCGCCTACGGCGTCGCCGAGACCCTGCAGGGCTACGGCTTCCTCGCCGTCTTCGCCGCCGCCCTCGCCATCCGCCGCCACGAGCGCGACCACGAGTACCACCAGGTGCTCCACTCGTTCATCGAGCAGGTCGAGCAGATCCTCACGATGGTCCTGCTCCTGCTGCTCGGCGTCGCCTCGGCCCGCGGCCTGCTCGACGACCTCACGTGGGCGGGGGCGGCCACGGCCGTGCTCCTCGTGCTCGTCATCCGGCCGGTCAGCGGCGTCCTGTCGCTCGTCGGGGCGCAGGGGACGCGCGGGCAGCACCTCGCGCTGGGCTTCTTCGGCGTGCGCGGGATCGGCTCCATCTACTACCTCGCGTACGCGGCCGGCGAGGGCGCGTTCAGCGAGATCAGCGAGCTGTGGGCGACGGTCGCCTTCACCATCCTGCTGTCGGTGCTCGTGCACGGCGTCACCTCGACGCCGGTCATGAACCGCCTCGACCGCGGCACCTGGCGCGCGCGGGAGAGCGGGCGGCCCTAG